The proteins below come from a single Prolixibacter sp. NT017 genomic window:
- a CDS encoding glycosyltransferase encodes MKVLHLFNQIEFSGAEIMYSNAAELFQQNNITLYAFSTGKEEGNYINVFKDRGIKTWHKPINFYPLALKGIRYYIALYKFIKREKVDILHIHRSNLYFAAAVSRMAGISCVKTQHSTFRNRWFTLPIAIVRRLISRNLLDVTFQTIGETVYRNELNYYKNPSVRINNWIDTEKFYPVIDAQEKIAIRKELGIPEDAFALISTGSCSHVKNHNDIIKALAVIKTKANFLYVHLGNGSLEQEEKILAKELGIEKQILFLGTKENVRDYLIASDVFTMTSKYEGLGNAALEAMACGIPCILYNIPGLRDLAVEENNNMLIESNFQELAQKIIHYQENPVVVKKYAEHALKNVMSNYSMQRNASEIVSLYKTIRK; translated from the coding sequence ATGAAAGTGCTGCATCTTTTTAATCAAATCGAGTTTTCCGGAGCGGAAATCATGTATAGCAATGCTGCGGAATTGTTTCAACAAAACAATATAACCTTGTACGCATTTAGTACTGGAAAAGAAGAGGGAAACTACATTAATGTATTTAAAGATAGAGGTATTAAAACCTGGCACAAGCCAATAAATTTCTACCCACTAGCTTTAAAAGGAATTCGATACTACATCGCTCTGTATAAATTTATAAAAAGAGAAAAGGTTGATATTTTACATATACACAGGAGTAACTTATATTTCGCCGCAGCGGTTTCGCGGATGGCCGGTATATCATGTGTAAAAACGCAACACAGCACATTCCGAAACCGGTGGTTTACTCTCCCCATTGCCATTGTCCGTCGATTAATTTCACGAAATTTATTAGATGTAACTTTCCAAACCATTGGGGAAACGGTTTATAGGAATGAACTAAATTACTACAAAAATCCCTCTGTTCGAATAAACAACTGGATCGATACTGAAAAGTTTTATCCTGTAATAGACGCTCAGGAAAAAATTGCTATCCGCAAAGAATTAGGCATTCCGGAGGACGCATTTGCACTGATTTCAACGGGTAGTTGCAGCCATGTAAAAAATCACAATGACATAATAAAAGCATTGGCAGTAATTAAAACTAAAGCCAACTTTCTATACGTTCACCTCGGTAATGGATCATTGGAACAAGAGGAAAAAATCCTTGCAAAAGAATTGGGAATTGAAAAACAAATCCTTTTCCTGGGTACAAAAGAGAATGTACGGGATTATTTAATCGCTTCAGACGTATTTACAATGACTTCGAAATATGAAGGGTTAGGAAACGCAGCCTTAGAAGCGATGGCCTGCGGAATACCTTGTATTTTGTATAATATACCCGGACTACGTGATTTGGCTGTTGAAGAAAACAATAACATGCTTATTGAATCCAATTTTCAGGAACTTGCGCAAAAAATAATTCACTACCAAGAAAATCCAGTGGTAGTAAAAAAGTATGCTGAACACGCGCTAAAAAATGTTATGAGTAATTACTCCATGCAACGAAATGCCTCAGAAATCGTTTCTTTATATAAAACGATAAGGAAATGA